The region GGAGGGGATTGAGGATGTGCTGACAGATCCGAAGATCACGACGGTGCGGTTGGTGACGAATCCGGAGAAAATAGTGATCAAGGAGACGCAGCGCGCGTTCATGTACTTTTGTCTTTATGGACTCTGTATAGATGCTGTGATTATTAACCGCATTTTTCCTGATGGGGTTGATAGTGCCTATTTTGAAGCGTGGAAACAGACGCAGCAGCACTATATTGAAGAGGCAGTGAACTACTTCTCGGACGTACCAATCTGGAAGGTGAATCTCTTTGCCGAAGAAATTGTAGGTGAAGCCGGGCTGCACCGGTTGGCGGATGCGCTCTATGCAGAGATTGACCCAGCGGACCAGTTTTCTAACGAAAGTCCATACCAGTTCCGCAAGACAGCAGATGCGTATCAGTTGTCGATGCGCCTTCCCTTCCTGACCAAAGAGGAGATCGGATTGACGAAACACGGGGATGAGTTGATTATCACGGTGGGCAATTTCAAGCAGCACGTTGCGTTACCACGGAGCCTCTCGAACAAAAAAACAACTGGAGCGAAACTGACAGGTGATCAGTTGGTGATTAAGTTTCAGGGCGACAGCAGTCGGTAAAGATGTGTGGGAGACGTATGGGCAGCAAGGCGGACAAGGCGGTTTTTACTGTAACAGGAATAACGCTTTTAACGTTCTTAATAGCAAGCCGGGTTGGCACTATCTGGGTTCTGTATCCAAACGTCCTGATAGCAGTTGCGCTGTTCATCTATTGTATCCGTCAGATTGACGAAGATGCCTCACTGCTTTCAAATAGTTCCGTTTTTGGTCTTGCGATGACCTTGACATACCTGCCGATGGACTGGCTGTTCTCTCGGAAAGCGCGGCTGATCTTTTATCTACGTTCAGATTTTCTGGCGAGTGTAACAACACCGATTGGTATCATCCTCAACTGGGTGGTATTCGCGACATTGGCAGCCTACTGTTATCAGCGGTTCGAGATGATTTTCCGGGTCCGTTTTGTTGATGAATCCGACGATTCACAGGTAGGTTCCATAGGAATAGGTGTGTTGGCAGCGACTGCAACGGGTATCGGTGCTGCGTTTGGAAGCGTCATTATTTACGGACTTGGTGCGTCCCATTTGTGGGTATGGAATGCTGCGCAGGTAGATCAGATGCCCCAGATTGCATCGGTGCCAGCTTTTGTACCGGTCAGTTTTTTGCTTACCTTCTTGTTGTGTCCCTATTTTTTCGGTGTGGTTGGCAAGGCGAAAGACGCTTCGGGAAGTCGTGGGTATCAGCATGTGGGGGTGGCAGGAATCAGATGCGGTATTTTTATGGGGGCATTACAGTTTTTCAGTTTCCTTCTGTTCTATGTCTGGAAATAGGTGTGAGTTGACGAGTACAGAAGCGTATCGATAGGTGCTATGACATACAGAGACCCCAGAATTCTCTACTTTCTAATTCTTTATAAAAATGTGTTGGTGCGTCTCTTAACAAGAGCGTTCATAATGTCAAGGCACCCACTGCCTAAAGGCAGGGGAAACCTGTGCTTCGTAGACAACAGCGACTCTTGAGAATCGACTTACATCGTCTCCACAGCGGGATCGCAAGCAGCCCGTAAGATGTTTATCGCAGCGTTTACGTCTCTATCGTGGTGAGAGCCACATTCGGGACATGTCCACTGTCTATCAGAAAGAGAAAGATTTTTGTTGTGATACCCACAATCCGAACACGGCTTTGTCGTCGGTGTCCACTGTCCCACAGGACGATATTCACGATTATGTTTGAAACACTTGAACTTCAATATCTCAACAAACTGTCCAAAAGCAAGATCAGAGACTTTGCGTCCCCAAAGACGTTTCATACCTTCAAGGTTCAGCGTCTCGGTGGCTATCAGGTCAAACCTTCGGCACAGGTCTGTGGCAAGTTTGTAGTGCCAGTCTTTGCGCTGGTTGACAACTTGCTGATGGAGTCGTGCCAATCCTCTGACGGCACGCCACCAATTGTGAGACCCTTTGATTTTACGAGAAAGGCTTTTGTTGAGGGTTTGAAGTTGTTTCAAGGACTGTTTCAGGAATTGGGGGGATTGTATTTTCTCACCGGTGTTGAGAGTGAGAAAAGCGTCTTTCATGCCGAAGTCTGCGCCTACACTTTCACCCGTAGCGGGCAGGACTGCTTTAGAGGCATCATCGGTCACGACATAGAGCCAGTAGGTCCCAACACTGTCGCGAAGGATCTGGATATAATACACTTTACCTTTCCACTCACGATGTTGGTGGAAAGAAAACCAACGTTTATTGAACTTAAAGGATTGCGAAGTGTCATCCCATGCTTTGAAAGAGATACGGACGCGTTCTTCTTCCAAAAGATAGGCAGATTGAAACTTCGCAGAACGATAACGGTCTTTGCGTTTGAACTTTGGCATACCGACTTTTCGACCACCATGTTTTTTGAAATCAAAAAACTTTTCCCAAGCAAGATGCAAGCGGATAATCACAGCGTCAAGGGTGTCCCGCGGTATCCATGCCCAGTGTTTTTTCGTCCGTTGGAGCAAATCTGTCAAATGCGGTTGCAGGCGATAGCGTCCGGCATATTTACCATAGATGCGGTAATAGCGTTTCTCCAACTTCAAGAAGTGGTTATGCACATCAGCAAGGTCGTCAAGCATATTGCCCAAACGTTTGTTTTTCGGATGTTCGCGTATCTGGTATTTGTAGGTTCTACGATGCTGTTTCTGTTTTTTCATTGTGTTTCACGGCTTCACGGTTTTTACCCCTAATCAGTGGGTTGGCAGACACGTTACCAAGCGGTAACGCTGATTATGCCTGCCACCGTGATATAAAAATCATATCATTTTTGACATATTTTGTCAAAAGAAAAAGAGGCGGTGTTTCCTCCCCAACCTAAAGGATGGAGTCTCCACACCGAAGATTGATGAGTTCAGTAAACCAATTATTGTTGCATTGCGTGTTAATTTATGTTAGAATTCTGCGCAAACTAACAGGAATCAACGCCAAATGTGCGTGTGGCTTATGGCGTATGCTGCAAAAAATGAGGGAAAGTAACTTAGGATGCAAATTCGCTCAACAACGATTTTAGCCGTTCGCCGCAATGGCGAGGTTGCTATCGGCGGTGATGGTCAAGTAACTTTAGGCGATACAGCGATTAAACACGGGGCGCGAAAGATCCGTAAGATTCACGACAATCGGGTGCTGATTGGTTTCGCGGGTTCTGCATCAGATGCAATCACCTTGTATGAAAATTTGGAGAAGAAGCTGCAACAGTATCGCGGGAATCTTCAGAAATCAGCGGTGGAACTGGCGCGGGAGTGGCGTAGTGATCGAGTGCTGAGACAAGTAGATGCGCTGATGATTGCTATAGACGCTACCGACGGCTATTTGATTTCGGGAAACGGTGATGTGATTGCGCCAGACGACGATGTTCTTTCGATCGGTTCTGGTGCGCCTATTGCGCTTGCTGCGGCAAAGGTGCTGCTCAAACACTCAGACTTGACTGCGAGAGAGATTATTTCAGAATCACTGCAACTGACGAGTGAAATCTGTATCTATACGAACGCTCAAATTGAAATTGACACAATAAGATAGTAGTCAGCCTTCAGCAATCAGTTGTCAGTCAAGAGAACATTGTGGGGATGACCAACGTTTGTAATACATCCAACGATCTGCTGACTGCTGACTGCTGACCGCTGATAGCCATGTTCGGGAGGTTACCTTTGGAGAAATCGAATGTAAATGTAAAAGATGGAAAGAGCACTTTAGCGAATGCACTTACACCGCAACAGATTGTTGAGGAATTGGATAAGTATATTATCGGTCAGTTTGAAGCGAAACGTTCTGTTGCGATTGCGCTCCGAAACCGGGCGCGCCGTCAGATGTTAGCAGAAGATATACAAGATGAAGTCTCACCGAAGAACATTATCATGATAGGTTCAACAGGGGTCGGTAAAACTGAGATTGCACGCAGACTCGCACGGCTCGTTGATGCGCCTTTCATCAAAGTGGAAGCCTCAAAGTATACCGAAATAGGATACGTGGGTCGTGATGTTGAATCCATGATTCGGGATCTCACAGAGACGGCTATTGGGCGTGTGAAATCTGAACAGACAGAAGCGGTAGAGGAAAAGGCGCGGGAGGCTGCCGAGGAACGTCTTCTTGATTATATTTTCCCGGTGCCACGTTCATTACAGCAGCGGCCTCGTTTACAAGAAGATACACTCGAGGAATCGGAGGATGAGGAGGAAGATGAACTCCTTCAATTGCCGTTCGATCTGGGTCCTGATCCTGAAGTCGAAGCCGAAGAGGCGCGGGAGAAGGAACGTGAACGGTATCTGAAAACGCGTGAAAGATTTAGGGATTGGCTTCGCGAGGGGAGACTTGAGGATAAACCTGTAGAGATCAACGTTAAGCATCAGAATATGCCGTTTGTGGAGATCTTCTCGCCGAGTGGTGTTGAGGAGATGGACATTAATTTTAAGGACATGTTCAGCAATATCCTCCCGAACCAGACGAAGAAACGTCGCGTGCCGGTATCCGAGGCGCGCACGATTCTGATGCAGGAAGAAGCGGAAAAGTTGATTGATATGGATGCTGTCATCAGTGAAGCGATTCAGCGCGTTGAGAATTCGGGTATTGTATTTCTCGACGAGATTGACAAGATTGCGGGTCGCGAATCTCGGCATGGTCCCGACATCTCCCGTGAGGGTGTGCAGCGCGATATTCTCCCAATTATTGAGGGTAGCACAGTAACGACGAAATACGGTGCGATTCGCACAAATCATATTCTTTTTATTGCTGCGGGTGCGTTTCACGTTTCGAGTCCATCGGATCTGATTCCAGAGTTACAGGGACGTTTTCCGATTCGCGTCGAACTGAAAAGCCTAAATAAAAGCGACTTTAAATCGATTCTGACTGAACCGAAGAACGCGCTCGTGAAACAGTATGCTGCGCTGCTCCAAACGGAAGGAATAGCAGCAGAGATTACAGAAGATGCGATAGGTGAGATTGCTGCGCTGGCCTTCAAGGTGAATGAATCTGTTGAGGATATAGGCGCGCGGCGGCTTCATACGATCATGGAAAAGCTTTTTGAGAATCTGTTTTTTGATGCACCGGATCTCGAAGCAGGCAGTGTTGTTATTGATGCCGAATACGTGAAATCGGAG is a window of Candidatus Poribacteria bacterium DNA encoding:
- a CDS encoding RNA-guided endonuclease TnpB family protein; translation: MKKQKQHRRTYKYQIREHPKNKRLGNMLDDLADVHNHFLKLEKRYYRIYGKYAGRYRLQPHLTDLLQRTKKHWAWIPRDTLDAVIIRLHLAWEKFFDFKKHGGRKVGMPKFKRKDRYRSAKFQSAYLLEEERVRISFKAWDDTSQSFKFNKRWFSFHQHREWKGKVYYIQILRDSVGTYWLYVVTDDASKAVLPATGESVGADFGMKDAFLTLNTGEKIQSPQFLKQSLKQLQTLNKSLSRKIKGSHNWWRAVRGLARLHQQVVNQRKDWHYKLATDLCRRFDLIATETLNLEGMKRLWGRKVSDLAFGQFVEILKFKCFKHNREYRPVGQWTPTTKPCSDCGYHNKNLSLSDRQWTCPECGSHHDRDVNAAINILRAACDPAVETM
- the hslV gene encoding ATP-dependent protease subunit HslV — translated: MQIRSTTILAVRRNGEVAIGGDGQVTLGDTAIKHGARKIRKIHDNRVLIGFAGSASDAITLYENLEKKLQQYRGNLQKSAVELAREWRSDRVLRQVDALMIAIDATDGYLISGNGDVIAPDDDVLSIGSGAPIALAAAKVLLKHSDLTAREIISESLQLTSEICIYTNAQIEIDTIR
- the hslU gene encoding ATP-dependent protease ATPase subunit HslU, with the protein product MEKSNVNVKDGKSTLANALTPQQIVEELDKYIIGQFEAKRSVAIALRNRARRQMLAEDIQDEVSPKNIIMIGSTGVGKTEIARRLARLVDAPFIKVEASKYTEIGYVGRDVESMIRDLTETAIGRVKSEQTEAVEEKAREAAEERLLDYIFPVPRSLQQRPRLQEDTLEESEDEEEDELLQLPFDLGPDPEVEAEEAREKERERYLKTRERFRDWLREGRLEDKPVEINVKHQNMPFVEIFSPSGVEEMDINFKDMFSNILPNQTKKRRVPVSEARTILMQEEAEKLIDMDAVISEAIQRVENSGIVFLDEIDKIAGRESRHGPDISREGVQRDILPIIEGSTVTTKYGAIRTNHILFIAAGAFHVSSPSDLIPELQGRFPIRVELKSLNKSDFKSILTEPKNALVKQYAALLQTEGIAAEITEDAIGEIAALAFKVNESVEDIGARRLHTIMEKLFENLFFDAPDLEAGSVVIDAEYVKSELSDIVEDQDLSRYIL